The segment CTCCACCGGCGCCGTGGGCACCAGCTCCTCAAGATCATATTCCTTTTGATCCTGCTCCGAGGGCTTTCGCCAAAGCTCCACAATAATCTGCGGCTGGCCCTTGTAAGCCTGCACCGCTCCCCGCACCTTGATCACCTCCCCCGCCGCCACTTCATCGGCGGGCTTGGCATCCCAAATCTTGGCGGGCAGATTGGCCGTGCGGTCCCCGACAACCATATCCACATAGGAGGAACCGTTCTTGGCCGTTTTTTTCTGCCATTGGCGCACCAGCACAAACCCCGTGAACCGCGCACCATCCTTTAGGTTCTTCAAGGCTTCCTGTTTCATTTCAGTTTCCCCCTTTTCCATTCATTATACTACATCGTAAAAAAGCCGGTCCACTGGGGACCGGCTTTGTTTTCTGCTACATCTCGCGCACCGAATAGGCAATATTGGTGGCATGGTCAGCGATACGTTCCAGATTGGTCACGAGATCCAGGAAAATCATACCGCTTCGTGGCGTGCATTCGCCGCGGTTCAGCCGCTCGATATGGCGGTTCCGCAGAGAATCCTTCATCTCATCAATCCGTTCCTCAATGGGGTTGATCACATTGGTGCTCTCCTTGGAACGGGTGTGGAAGATGAGCAGCGCTTCCTCCAAAATGCGGTCCACCAGCTCCGCCATCTCCTTCAGCTCCACGATAGCCGCGTCGGATATGGACACCCCCTGAGCCCGGCTTTCCGCATATTCAACAATATTTTCCGCGTGGTCGCCCACCCTTTCCATGTCGCTGACCACATGGTACAAAGCGCCGATCACTTCACCTTCCGGCGTACCGGCATGGAGGGTGTTGAACTTCACCAGGTAGGACGTAATCTCATGATTGAGATAGTTGAGTACCTTCTCCCGCTTTTCCACGTCGTCAAAGAGGGCCTCATTTTTCGTGAAGAAGGCCTCCATAGCCACGTTGACATTTTCCTTGGCGATCCGGCCCATGCGCTCGGTCTCCTTATACACCTGGGCGAGCGCGATGGCGGGGGTTTCCAGGATACGTTCGTCCAAATACTTCAGCCGAAGCTGCTCGGTCTGCGGATCTTCGCCAGGAATGATCTTTTTGGACAGCCAAACCAGCAGATTGGCACAGGGAAAGAGGAGCACGGTAACCACGATATTGAAGATGGTATGGGCGTTTGCAATCTGCCGCACCGTATCCCCCGGGGACATGGAGGCTATCCAGTCGGTAAAGGGGACAAAGGTCAGGATGAGCAGGAAGATAATCGTACCCACCAGGTTAAACAGCAAATGGATGATGGCCGCTCGTTTAGCGGTGTTGTTGGTGCCAATGCAGGAGATGATGGCCGTGATGCAGGTACCGATGTTCTGGCCCAGGATTACAAAGATAGCCGAATCAATTCCGATCAGCCCCTGCATGGCCAGGGCCTGCAGGATGCCCACCGAAGCGCTGGAGCTTTGGATGACCGCCGTAAAAACCGCGCCAGCCAGAATGCCCATCAAGGGATTTTGAAAGTTAACCATGAAGCTTCGGAAGGCTTCGCTGTCCTGTAGCGGTTCCATAGACGTACCCATAAATTCCATGCCCACAAACAGGATACCGAATCCGGCAATGATCTGGCCCACTCGCTGAGCCGTCTTTTTCTTACTAAACAGAATGATAAGGACGCCGGCCAATAAAAAAACCGGGGCAATCTTGGTGAGCTTGAATGCCACGAGCTGAGCCGTAATCGTTGTACCAATATTGGCACCCATGATCACGCCCACAGCCTGCATCAAGTTCATCAGCCCGGCATTGACAAAACCTACGACCATAACGGTGGTCGCACTGGACGATTGGATGATCGCTGTCACCAGAGCGCCCACTCCAACCGCCATCAGGCGATTGTTGGTCAGCACCTCCAGTAAACGCCGCATACGGTCGCCCGCCACCTGCTCCAATCCTTCCGACATGAGTTTCATGCCGTATAGGAACAGTCCCAGGCCGCCGCATAGCGCAAAAACATCAAAAATGCTCATTGCTGCCCTCCCTTTAAGCTATTCAACCTCATTTTAGATTATAAAAAACAAAGGGACAAGCCGTCAATCATTCTTCTTCAATAAAAATATTATGTCACTTGAATTCAGCCGCCAATTTCCCCGCTTTCATAAGATGGGCAAAGTCGTGCTGGCGCAGCGCCTCATAAAGAACGATGGCCACCGAATTACCGAGATTAAGGGATCTTGCACCCTCCCGCATGGGAATGCGGATACATTCCGAAAGATGTTCCCGCAAAAGCTCCTCGGGAAGACCTTTCGTCTCCTTGCCAAAGACCAGAAAGCTCCCGTCCGGAAAAGTGGCCTCCGCATAGCTTTTGGACGCTTTAGTGGAGCAAAAAAAGAAAGGATGCCCGCTGTTGGCCTCGTACACCTCGGCAAAACTTTGGTGTTCATGAATCTCCACCAGATGCCAGTAGTCGAGCCCAGCCCGCTTCACCTGTTTATCGCTGATCTCAAAGCCGAGCGGATGGACCAAATGAAGGACCGTCCCCGTGGCAGCACAGCTCCTTGCAATATTGCCAGTATTCTGGGGAATCTCCGGTTCCACCAGGACCACATGCATAGCCATTTTCCCGCCTCCTTAAAGTTCAAGGGCCCGGGCAAGCTCATCCACCGCCGCTTCCGCGGCTTTCGGCAGAGGCATGTCCGGCATGCCCGCAAGAAGCACGCCGCAGCTACGGGAGGCGGGCACCAGAATCTTCTCTCCCCGGGCCCGGGCCACCGCCGCCGCCATTTTTGCCGTGATTTCCCCCATCATAGCATCGGCCAGCACGATGGCCATGGGACCCAGAATGGCGTCCGCCCGTCCAGCCGCCACCACAACACTGTTCTCCCCCGTAGCTCCGCTGTCGGCGCCTGCTTTCAGCATCCTTGATGTGGCCAGGGCATTGGTGCCCACCGCCACAACCTCCAGCTCAGGATATCTTCTTTTGATCGTTTCCACCAGAAGGGCGCCCAGTCCGCCGCCCTGACCATCCACTACCGCTACCATGTCAAGCTCCTTTCCCGCCCGCCTGTCGGCTCTCATAGAATAGGACCTGCTGCAGGTACCCACCATGGACGCCAAAGCGTTTCCGCGCTTCCAGCGCCAGTTTGGGCCGGCTTCCCTCCACGCCCCAGCGTTCTTTGAGAGCCCGGTGGACCCATACATCCACGGGAAAGGCCTCCATGCAGCCGGCGCCATAGAGCAGTGTGCAGTCGGCCACCTTATCTCCCACCCCAGGCAGCGCCATCAGCCGCTTTTTGGCCTCGTCATAGGGCAGTTCCCCCACGCCCTCAAGGCAGCCCTCCATCACCCTTTGAGCCGTCTCCGCCAGGAAGGGCGCCCGGTATCCGCAACCCAGACTCCTCAGCTCCGCCTCGGACAGGCCGGCCAGATCCTCCGGTCCGGGGAAATCGTAAGCCCCCGGCCAGTCGGGAATCGGCTTTCCGGCCCGCTCAGCCAGCCGCTCCACCAGCCCCCGAATCCTGGGAATATGATTGTTCGCCGACAGAATGAAGGTGATCAGCGTTTCAAAAAGGGGCTGGCGCAGAATATGAATATCAGGCAGGATCTCGTCCCCCACAAAGGCCCGGGCCTCCGACTGGAGGCGCCCGTAGTCCCGTTTGAGATCGAAGTATTCCTGCCAGATTTCGTCGAATTCTTTCAGAGTGCAGGGACTGAGGAAAATGCTATCCTCTTCCTGCCAGGCCTCCAGCGCTCTCCCCCGGGCCACACCGAAAAAGCGGGTCCGCTCCGCTGTCCAGCGAAAGGCCTGCCCGCAAAACAGGGTCTTTTCCAGATCAAAATGTTGAACCCCGGTCACCTTGACGCCGGGCCCCCACACCACTGTTTTCATCCTTCACCTCATACGAAAAAAACCACGGCAGAACACCGTGGTTTTTTTATGAATCCCTTATTGGGCAGCTTCTTTCGGATAGATGCTGACCTGCTTCTTGTCACGGCCCTTGCGCTCAAAACGCACCACGCCGTCCTTCAAAGCGAACAAGGTGTCATCGGAACCAATGCCCACGTTGTTGCCGGGATAGATCTTGGTGCCACGCTGCCGCACCAAAATGTTGCCCGCCAGCACAAACTGGCCATCGGCGCGCTTGGTGCCCAGCCGCTGCGCCGCGCTGTCGCGACCGTTACGGGAGCTACCCACACCTTTCTTATGCGCAAAAAGCTGCAAATTCATACGGATCATCTATTCCACCGTCCTTTCCACGACACGCACATATTCAGAATACTGTTCTTCCATCCGCCGAAGCCCGAGCATCATGGTCTCCATGAGCAGCTGGGCATCCCGGCGCTGTTCCTGCTTCAATCCCGCAGGAAGCCTTAAACTGAGAAATCCATCCTCAATGGAACAGTCCACGGAAATTTCAAGGATTTCTGCAAGTCCCATGGCCGTGCTCTGGGTCAGGGCCGACACCCCGGCGCACACGATATCCATGCCTTCATCGGCATAATCGGCGTGGCCATAGGCCCGATAACCCTCAAAACCCCTGCGGCCTTTTAAAACTTCAACGGTGACCATCAGCCAACGATGCTCTTGATCTCCACTTTCGTGTAGGGCTGACGATGACCCTTCTTGCGGCGATAATCCTTCTTGGGCTTGTACTTGAAAACAATGATCTTCTTGCCCTTCACATCGCCGACCACGTTGCCGGTAACCTTGGCGTCCTCAACGTAGGGCGAACCGACCACGGCGCCGTCATCCTTGCCCAGCATGAGAACTTTGAAATCGATGTTGTCTCCGGCAGCAGCTTTAAGCTTGTCGACGTAAACCACGTCGCCTTCCTGGACACGATACTGCTTTCCGCCCGCTTCAATAATGGCATACATTCGCGAAAAGCACCTCCTTCTGTCTTATTCGCCGAAACAAAGGTACCGCCCTATGGACGGATTTAGACCTTTTCCGAGCGTTTACCGATTGATGATAGCATATTGCAGGCCGCTTGTCAACTTTCGCCCACCCGGACAAGGCTTGTACCCGGCTCACGGTCCACCATGATAGAGACCCCGCATTCCGGCCAAGTGGCCTCAATAGCCTTAATGAGCGGTTCGAAGCGTTCGAGGTCCTTCAGTTTCTGGGGCAGATGTAGTACGGCCTTCTTTGCCCTTGTTGTTTTAAAATATTCTCCGAGCTGCCGCCAAGCCTCCGCCGCCTGCCAGATCCAATCTGTGATTCTGCCTTTGCCGCATCGGGGACAGGGCTCCGCCAAGGCCCGCACCAGATGATCCCCCCGTCGCTTTCTCGTCATTTCCAAAAGGCCCAGTTGGGTGAAGCCCAGCACATGAAGACCCAGATTCTCCTCCCTGGCCGCATTCTCCATCACATCCATCACCTTTTTCCGATGGGCTTCCTCCGGCATATCGATGAAATCCACCAGAATCATACCGCCCCAGTTGAGCAGGGACATGAGCCGGATGATCTTTCGGGCGGCCTGAAGGTTGGTTTGCAGCGTGGTGTCCGACTGTACCCGCTTGCCCACGAATTTGCCGGTATTCACATCCACCACTGTCATCGCCTCGGTGTAGTCCACCACCAGATAGGCGCCGGCATCCAGCCAGATTTTCGGCCTCATCGCCCTCAGCAGCTGCTCCTCCACGGCGTATTGA is part of the Gehongia tenuis genome and harbors:
- a CDS encoding Na/Pi cotransporter family protein yields the protein MSIFDVFALCGGLGLFLYGMKLMSEGLEQVAGDRMRRLLEVLTNNRLMAVGVGALVTAIIQSSSATTVMVVGFVNAGLMNLMQAVGVIMGANIGTTITAQLVAFKLTKIAPVFLLAGVLIILFSKKKTAQRVGQIIAGFGILFVGMEFMGTSMEPLQDSEAFRSFMVNFQNPLMGILAGAVFTAVIQSSSASVGILQALAMQGLIGIDSAIFVILGQNIGTCITAIISCIGTNNTAKRAAIIHLLFNLVGTIIFLLILTFVPFTDWIASMSPGDTVRQIANAHTIFNIVVTVLLFPCANLLVWLSKKIIPGEDPQTEQLRLKYLDERILETPAIALAQVYKETERMGRIAKENVNVAMEAFFTKNEALFDDVEKREKVLNYLNHEITSYLVKFNTLHAGTPEGEVIGALYHVVSDMERVGDHAENIVEYAESRAQGVSISDAAIVELKEMAELVDRILEEALLIFHTRSKESTNVINPIEERIDEMKDSLRNRHIERLNRGECTPRSGMIFLDLVTNLERIADHATNIAYSVREM
- the trmL gene encoding tRNA (uridine(34)/cytosine(34)/5-carboxymethylaminomethyluridine(34)-2'-O)-methyltransferase TrmL yields the protein MHVVLVEPEIPQNTGNIARSCAATGTVLHLVHPLGFEISDKQVKRAGLDYWHLVEIHEHQSFAEVYEANSGHPFFFCSTKASKSYAEATFPDGSFLVFGKETKGLPEELLREHLSECIRIPMREGARSLNLGNSVAIVLYEALRQHDFAHLMKAGKLAAEFK
- a CDS encoding DUF3842 family protein, with translation MVAVVDGQGGGLGALLVETIKRRYPELEVVAVGTNALATSRMLKAGADSGATGENSVVVAAGRADAILGPMAIVLADAMMGEITAKMAAAVARARGEKILVPASRSCGVLLAGMPDMPLPKAAEAAVDELARALEL
- a CDS encoding DNA-3-methyladenine glycosylase family protein, translated to MKTVVWGPGVKVTGVQHFDLEKTLFCGQAFRWTAERTRFFGVARGRALEAWQEEDSIFLSPCTLKEFDEIWQEYFDLKRDYGRLQSEARAFVGDEILPDIHILRQPLFETLITFILSANNHIPRIRGLVERLAERAGKPIPDWPGAYDFPGPEDLAGLSEAELRSLGCGYRAPFLAETAQRVMEGCLEGVGELPYDEAKKRLMALPGVGDKVADCTLLYGAGCMEAFPVDVWVHRALKERWGVEGSRPKLALEARKRFGVHGGYLQQVLFYESRQAGGKGA
- the rpmA gene encoding 50S ribosomal protein L27 → MIRMNLQLFAHKKGVGSSRNGRDSAAQRLGTKRADGQFVLAGNILVRQRGTKIYPGNNVGIGSDDTLFALKDGVVRFERKGRDKKQVSIYPKEAAQ
- a CDS encoding ribosomal-processing cysteine protease Prp, encoding MVTVEVLKGRRGFEGYRAYGHADYADEGMDIVCAGVSALTQSTAMGLAEILEISVDCSIEDGFLSLRLPAGLKQEQRRDAQLLMETMMLGLRRMEEQYSEYVRVVERTVE
- the rplU gene encoding 50S ribosomal protein L21 produces the protein MYAIIEAGGKQYRVQEGDVVYVDKLKAAAGDNIDFKVLMLGKDDGAVVGSPYVEDAKVTGNVVGDVKGKKIIVFKYKPKKDYRRKKGHRQPYTKVEIKSIVG